In Vicugna pacos chromosome 10, VicPac4, whole genome shotgun sequence, the following proteins share a genomic window:
- the LOC102528952 gene encoding 2-acylglycerol O-acyltransferase 2-like isoform X2 gives MVQFAPLFVPWERRLQTLVILHWVFCLVFLPSVCIVVFIGLLFTRFWFFSVLYAAWWYLDRDKPWQGGRRIEALRRWVVWKYMKHYFPISLVKTAELDPSQNYLAGFHPHGVLSIGSFTNLCTDSTGFTSLFPSIYPHLTTMNMFFRVPFFRDTIMTVGLISSDKESCSHILSRNGGGNLLGITVGGTKETLNARPGSSRLVLRNRKGFIRLALMHGASLVPIFSFGDNDLFDQYENSSGFWWQWFNDKLYKMTGINIPLFHGRGVFQYSFGLLPYRRPITTVVGTPIEVQKTPHPSQEEVDRLHQRYLQELSDLFEAHKLKYNVPIDQHLEFC, from the exons ccAGTGTCTGCATTGTGGTCTTCATAGGCCTCCTGTTCACAAGATTCTGGTTCTTCAGTGTCCTGTATGCGGCCTGGTGGTACCTGGACCGAGACAAGCCATGGCAGGGGGGCAGGCGCATCGAGGCCTTAAGACGCTGGGTCGTGTGGAAGTACATGAAGCACTATTTCCCCATCTCA CTGGTCAAGACCGCCGAGCTGGACCCCTCCCAGAACTACCTTGCTGGCTTCCACCCCCATGGGGTTCTGTCCATCGGATCCTTTACAAATCTGTGCACTGACAGCACCGGCTTCACATCGCTGTTCCCCAGCATCTACCCTCATCTGACAACAATGAACATGTTTTTCCGAGTCCCCTTCTTCAGGGATACCATCATGACAGTGG ggCTGATCTCATCAGACAAGGAGAGCTGTTCTCACATTCTGAGCAGGAACGGAGGTGGCAACCTGCTGGGCATCACTGTAGGAGGCACCAAAGAGACACTGAATGCCAGGCCCGGATCCAGCAGGCTGGTGCTTCGCAACCGCAAGGGCTTCATCAGACTCGCCCTGATGCACGG GGCATCTCTGGTGCCGATCTTCTCCTTTGGGGACAATGACCTATTTGACCAGTATGAGAActcttctggcttctggtggcAATGGTTCAATGACAAACTATACAAGATGACTGGTATCAACATCCCGCTCTTCCATGGCCGTGGTGTCTTCCAGTACAGCTTTGGTCTTCTGCCCTACCGCCGGCCCATCACCACTGTGG TGGGGACGCCCATCGAGGTGCAGAAGACACCGCACCCCTCGCAGGAGGAGGTGGACAGGCTGCACCAGCGCTACCTCCAGGAGCTGAGCGACCTCTTCGAAGCCCACAAGCTCAAGTACAACGTCCCCATCGACCAACACTTGGAGTTCTGCTGA